A single Anatilimnocola floriformis DNA region contains:
- a CDS encoding PQQ-binding-like beta-propeller repeat protein, which yields MISRRCWLGQISFVLGGCAASGWSSTLEAASQTAPAGKFDWPQFLGPRRNGISAETGLLDKWPTGGPREVWRKPGGVGMSGLAISRGRVITMIERGGQQQVAALSADQGTEQWLCPIAPAYKNQMGNGTRATPTIAGERVFVFSGEGILAAVNLADGKLLWSKNLLSELNTPQADYGMACSPLVVDDQVIVSVGATNGSVAAFDVGSGKLIWKTGSDPAGYSSPTVLSIGGREQIVAFTGGAVMGLATGSGASLWRFPYETDFGCNIASPIAWKDKVFVSSGENHGCVLLDLKKTSDGLEASEVWSSQGPKSVLRNEWQTAILLDNHLYGFDNVGGAGPISHLTCISAETGQVAWQQPRFGKGNMIAADGKLLISTMKGEFIIARASPKAYEEIGRATVLSGATRQAPSLANGLLYLRDDKEIVCLKVKN from the coding sequence ATGATTTCGCGTCGTTGCTGGTTGGGCCAGATTTCGTTCGTGCTCGGTGGCTGTGCGGCGAGCGGTTGGAGTAGCACGCTCGAAGCCGCCTCGCAAACTGCACCCGCAGGGAAGTTCGATTGGCCGCAGTTCCTAGGCCCGCGGCGAAACGGCATCTCGGCCGAGACCGGCCTGCTCGACAAATGGCCCACTGGTGGCCCCCGCGAAGTTTGGCGAAAACCGGGCGGCGTGGGAATGTCTGGCTTGGCCATCAGTCGCGGACGCGTGATCACGATGATCGAGCGTGGCGGTCAGCAGCAAGTTGCCGCCCTCTCTGCCGATCAAGGCACCGAGCAATGGCTTTGCCCGATTGCTCCCGCCTACAAAAATCAGATGGGAAACGGCACGCGGGCCACGCCGACGATTGCCGGTGAGCGAGTGTTTGTGTTTTCGGGCGAAGGAATTCTCGCTGCCGTCAACCTCGCCGACGGCAAGCTGCTATGGTCGAAGAACCTGCTGAGCGAACTGAACACCCCGCAAGCCGATTATGGAATGGCGTGCTCGCCGCTGGTGGTCGACGATCAAGTGATTGTTTCGGTCGGCGCGACGAACGGCTCGGTCGCGGCGTTCGACGTCGGCTCGGGCAAGCTGATTTGGAAAACCGGCAGCGATCCTGCCGGCTATTCCTCGCCGACCGTGCTGAGCATCGGCGGCCGCGAGCAGATCGTGGCTTTCACGGGAGGCGCGGTGATGGGCTTGGCGACCGGCAGCGGCGCTTCGCTCTGGCGGTTTCCCTATGAGACCGATTTCGGCTGCAACATCGCCAGCCCGATTGCCTGGAAAGACAAGGTCTTCGTCTCCTCCGGCGAAAATCACGGCTGCGTGCTGCTCGATTTGAAAAAGACCAGCGACGGCCTCGAAGCCAGCGAAGTCTGGTCGTCGCAGGGCCCCAAAAGCGTGCTGCGGAACGAATGGCAAACAGCGATCCTGCTCGACAATCACCTGTACGGCTTCGATAACGTCGGCGGCGCCGGGCCGATCTCGCATCTCACCTGCATCAGCGCCGAAACCGGCCAAGTCGCCTGGCAACAACCTCGCTTCGGCAAGGGAAACATGATCGCCGCCGATGGCAAGCTGCTGATCTCGACGATGAAAGGCGAATTCATCATCGCTCGCGCATCGCCAAAAGCCTACGAGGAAATCGGTCGCGCCACAGTCC